Proteins from one Candidatus Nitrospira nitrificans genomic window:
- the pheT gene encoding phenylalanine--tRNA ligase subunit beta, translating to MPTITIFKDDLESLLTGEDGVDRGIPMAQLEEWLMLVKGELKGHNQETGELRIELQDSNRPDLWCCEGIARQIRIKQRGRLTPYAFFAETPKPPHHLIVKPGMEQVRPYVAACTAKGYRVTQKGLAQLIQTQEKLADIFGRKRKTVSIGIYQLRNIAFPVTYELVKPDEVRFTPLGMETTMTLSEILMVHPKGLEYGPILAAHSRLPILRDAKAQPLSFPPIVNSREIGEVRVGDDELFVEVTGTDLPMVVLSLNIFAANLADRGATIEPVEVRYPTSTKLGTRVTTPQDFGKPTTIRMKAIEQALGQELGEALVTQALEAYGYDVSAENGSVQAKLPPYRHDLMHTMDVVEDVAMSRGYAEFTPVMPAQFTVGGLSAIEQLSDRSRELMVGLGFQEIISNILGSPDQYCRSMRLEGTEWGKTVEVDNVMSLSFSCLRQWMLPSLLRIEAASSRAFYPHRLFEAGDVAIPDGTHELGSRTETVVGALIAHATTHFSEIHSCLDVLCYYLGKDYSLEPLRHPSFLEGRAGRILVSGKPVGVIGEVHPEVLERWQISMPVVAFDVNLSKLTAG from the coding sequence ATGCCCACGATCACTATATTCAAGGACGATTTAGAATCGCTTCTCACGGGTGAGGACGGCGTCGACCGTGGCATTCCGATGGCTCAGTTGGAAGAGTGGCTCATGCTCGTGAAAGGCGAGCTGAAGGGGCACAATCAGGAAACCGGAGAGTTGCGGATCGAACTGCAAGACAGCAATCGGCCGGACCTCTGGTGTTGCGAGGGGATTGCCAGACAAATTCGCATCAAGCAACGAGGCCGGTTGACGCCGTATGCCTTCTTCGCCGAAACGCCTAAGCCGCCGCATCATCTGATCGTAAAGCCCGGTATGGAGCAGGTGCGCCCGTATGTGGCAGCCTGTACGGCCAAGGGATATCGGGTGACTCAGAAGGGGCTGGCTCAGCTCATTCAAACGCAAGAGAAGTTGGCCGACATCTTCGGGCGTAAGCGCAAGACCGTCTCCATCGGAATCTATCAACTGCGGAATATTGCCTTTCCCGTGACCTATGAACTGGTGAAACCGGATGAAGTGCGGTTTACCCCGCTGGGCATGGAAACGACGATGACCCTATCGGAAATTCTTATGGTTCATCCCAAGGGGCTCGAGTATGGGCCTATTCTGGCTGCTCACAGTCGGCTCCCTATCCTCCGAGATGCGAAGGCTCAACCGTTGTCGTTTCCCCCGATCGTCAATAGCCGGGAAATCGGAGAAGTTCGGGTGGGTGATGATGAACTCTTCGTTGAAGTGACCGGGACGGATCTGCCCATGGTGGTCCTGTCGCTGAACATCTTCGCGGCGAATTTAGCCGACCGCGGCGCAACCATCGAGCCGGTGGAAGTCCGGTATCCGACGAGCACGAAGTTGGGCACAAGGGTCACAACACCTCAAGATTTTGGGAAGCCCACGACCATTCGGATGAAAGCGATTGAACAGGCGTTGGGCCAGGAGCTCGGCGAGGCGCTGGTGACACAAGCCCTTGAGGCCTATGGGTACGACGTGTCGGCGGAAAATGGATCAGTGCAGGCCAAGCTCCCGCCGTACCGCCATGATCTCATGCATACGATGGACGTGGTTGAAGACGTCGCTATGAGTCGCGGATATGCCGAGTTTACCCCGGTCATGCCGGCGCAGTTTACGGTGGGAGGATTGTCCGCCATTGAGCAGCTGTCCGATCGATCCCGAGAATTGATGGTGGGACTCGGCTTTCAGGAAATCATTTCGAACATTCTCGGCTCGCCGGATCAGTATTGCCGTTCTATGCGTCTGGAAGGAACGGAATGGGGGAAGACGGTCGAGGTCGATAACGTCATGTCGCTCAGTTTCTCCTGCCTCCGACAATGGATGCTGCCGTCATTGTTGCGCATCGAAGCCGCCTCGAGCCGAGCGTTCTACCCCCATCGCCTCTTCGAGGCCGGTGATGTGGCGATTCCCGATGGGACCCACGAGTTGGGGTCTCGAACGGAAACTGTCGTCGGCGCCTTGATCGCTCACGCCACCACCCATTTCTCGGAAATCCATTCCTGTCTGGATGTGCTGTGTTACTACCTCGGCAAGGACTATAGCCTTGAGCCACTGCGGCATCCATCGTTTCTGGAAGGCCGTGCCGGCCGCATTCTCGTTTCGGGCAAGCCGGTCGGCGTCATCGGCGAAGTCCATCCGGAAGTTCTCGAACGTTGGCAGATCTCCATGCCGGTCGTCGCGTTCGACGTGAACCTGTCGAAGCTGACCGCGGGCTGA
- the rplT gene encoding 50S ribosomal protein L20: MPRAKGGPKTRARRKKRIKLASGQYGGKSRLFRSATESVDKGLTYAYTGRKNRKRDFRQLWIARISAGVRAQGLTYGRFINALKKANVLLDRKVLSDMAIKDSAGFEKLCGLAKQHLTPAAV; this comes from the coding sequence ATGCCTCGCGCAAAAGGTGGACCAAAAACAAGAGCCCGACGGAAGAAGCGGATTAAGCTGGCATCAGGCCAGTACGGCGGAAAGAGTCGTCTCTTCCGTTCAGCGACGGAAAGCGTCGACAAGGGGCTGACGTATGCCTATACGGGCCGCAAGAATCGGAAGCGGGACTTCCGGCAATTGTGGATCGCCCGCATCAGCGCCGGCGTTCGGGCCCAAGGGCTGACCTACGGCCGGTTCATCAACGCGTTGAAGAAAGCGAACGTGTTGCTGGATCGAAAGGTCTTGTCGGATATGGCGATCAAGGATTCGGCGGGATTTGAAAAGTTGTGCGGTCTCGCCAAGCAACACCTCACGCCTGCCGCGGTTTAA
- the rpmI gene encoding 50S ribosomal protein L35: MKMKTHSGTSKRFTKTGSGKIVRRKAGKRHILTSKRHDRKRRLSGTAVVDSTVVSTLNRLLPYA, encoded by the coding sequence ATGAAAATGAAGACGCATTCAGGAACGAGCAAACGATTTACCAAAACGGGAAGCGGCAAGATTGTCCGCCGCAAGGCGGGCAAGCGGCACATACTGACCAGCAAGCGGCACGACCGAAAGCGCCGCCTAAGCGGAACAGCAGTGGTGGATTCCACGGTTGTTTCTACATTGAATCGTCTCCTGCCGTATGCATAG